A section of the Candidatus Bathyarchaeota archaeon genome encodes:
- the eif1A gene encoding translation initiation factor eIF-1A, with protein MGKRKIISEENFGNMVLPATSDVLGIAIQMLGNDRIRVKCQDGHTRLCRIRGKMKRRFWIRQGDIVLVSPWDFQFDNRGDIFWRYRRNQAEWLRKKGYLTIQR; from the coding sequence ATGGGAAAAAGAAAAATCATCAGCGAAGAGAATTTCGGAAATATGGTTCTCCCAGCCACAAGTGACGTGTTAGGCATAGCCATTCAAATGCTAGGTAACGACCGAATTAGAGTAAAGTGCCAAGACGGTCACACAAGACTTTGCAGAATCCGAGGTAAGATGAAGAGACGATTCTGGATTAGACAAGGTGACATCGTCTTGGTTTCCCCTTGGGACTTTCAGTTTGACAACCGAGGCGACATCTTCTGGAGATACAGAAGAAATCAGGCTGAATGGTTAAGAAAGAAAGGTTACCTTACTATTCAAAGGTGA